Part of the Granulicella cerasi genome is shown below.
CCGTGCTCCCGCAATCACTCGCCAATGAGTTGATGCCGTCTCCAAAGCTGCAAGCTGCTCCCCTGCAATCAGGTGCTCACGCAGACGCCGCCGTAGGCTTCGTCACAGCACGTGTCACGCCCTTGCCTGCCTCGCTTCATGCGTTCATGGAACTCGCGCACACTCCGCAAGTGGTCGCGTCGTTGCGCGAAATGCTGAGTGCTCACGAGCCGATGCTGAACTCCGGAGTGCGCAAAAAATCTTCATAGGAATTACCGATCAAACATCTGCAATTCCAGTTGGCGTTGCCCTGACAAGCAATGTCATGCTCGCTGGAGTCATGCCGTTCGCCGAAGCTATACTCGACTCCCGCACCCTCATCCTCGAAGAGCTGCAACGCAGCGTTTCCTCTGTCGACTCGGCAGCGTTGCACGAAGCGAAAAAAGCGGTCCTCGCGGCAGAGAGTATCTTCACCGCGGGCGCAGGGCGCAGCCGCCTCTCACTCATGATGGCCGCCATGCGCCTCATGCACCTTGGCCTCCGGGTGCACGTCGCTGGCGAAACCACGACGCCAGCCATCAAGGCTGACGACCTGTTGATCATCGCTTCCGGCTCCGGCACGACAGTGAGCGCGCTCGCCGCAGCGAGCGTCGCGAAGAAGGTCGGCGCAAAGGTCCTCGCCATCACTACCGCGGCTGCGTCACCTCTCGGGGTCATAGCGGATCATCTGCTCGTTGTTCAAGCCGCTGGCAAGCAGGAGCACGGAGGCACCATCTCCCGCCAGTATGCCGGTTCGCTCTTCGAACAGAGCGTGCTGCTGCTGGTCGATTCTCTCTTCGACACCATGTGGCGCGAACGCGGCGAATCCGCCGAGGAGTTGTGGAAGCGCCACGCCAACCTCGAATAACCCCACGCACGATCAACCACGGAGAAACACATGAAGCTGCAAGTTGCCATCGACCTTCTGTCCACTGCGGACGCTCTCGCTTTGCTGCACAAGGTCGCTGACCACGTCGACATCATCGAGCTCGGCACACCGCTCATCAAACAGCAGGGCCTCAGCGTTGTGACCAATGTGAAGGCCGCTTACCCTGACAAGCTCGTCTTCGCGGACATGAAGACGATGGACGCAGGCGAACTCGAAGCAGAACTGGCATTCAAGGCCGGTGCCGACATCATGACCGTCCTCGCGTCCGCAGCCGACAGCACCATCGCAGGCGCAGTGAAGGCAGGTAAGGCGCATGGCAAGCACGTCGTTGCCGACATGATCGGCGTAGCAGACAAGACGACCCGCCTGAAGGAGTTGAAGGCGCTCGGCGTGAGCTGGGTCGAGCTCCACGCAGGCCTTGATGAGCAGGCACAGGCTGGCTACTCCATCGAGTCGCTGCTGGAAGCAGGTCGCAATGCTGACGTAGCGTTCTCAGTGGCTGGCGGCATCAACACCGAGCGCATCGGCGCTGTAGAGGCCGCAGGCGCAACCATCGCCGTAGCCGGTGCCGCAATCTATGCGGCGAAGGATCCCGCCGAGGCCGCGAAGACGCTCCGGGCAAGGATCGAAAAGCACGGCTAAACTTTAACCACTCAATTTTTCTCAGGAAGCGCCACACCGACAGTGTGGCGCTCTTTTTTCACGCATAGAAGAATGCCCGCAGACACAACAAAGCCCCCGTCACTGGCGGGGGCGAATCCTGAAAGTTGTTTGGAGGCGCGGGTCGGGATCGAACCGACGCATAAAGGTTTTGCAGACCTCTCCCTTACCACTTGGGTACCGCGCCTCGAACACACACCGGCTCTCACCTGAAAACTCCGGCGGGGAACACTCGTAGATTGTAACGGGGTGTACCGCTGAGAAGGGGTGTTTTGGAGCGGGAGACCGGGGTCGAACCGGCGACATCTTCCTTGGCAAGGAAGCACTCTACCACTGAGCTACTCCCGCCCTGCCTCAACCAGTATAAGCGGAAACCCGCCGAAATTGCAAAGCGATGACAACAGAAATTCCAGCTGGAGCAGAAGCCGCTGTTCATGCGGGTTTCGCCGCGCTCTGCAAAACGAAAGGACGCCCGAAGGCGCCCTTCATCCTCGTTTTCCTCAAAGTGCTTATTGCAGCGAAGTCAGCGTGGGCTGCAGATGCACCGTCACGCCGTCCAGGCCTGCACGGAAAGCGATCATCTTCTTCAGCGTCTCGTACGGGATCGACGCCACCGGCAGCGCCCAGCCGTTGATAAAGAGGGTCGGCGTCGAGTTCACGCCCAGGTCTTCACCCAGCTTGCGCTGGCTCGCGACGAGCGCCTTGATCTCCGGCGTGGCCGAGCATGCGCGCACCTTCGCCGGGTCCGCCTCCGCGCGGGCGATCGCCGTCGTCAGTGCACCTTCGTGGTTGGAATCCGTCAGCGCTTCCTGGGCTTCAAACACCGCGTTCACGTACTTGAAGAACGCTTCGTCGCCCTTCTCCTTGCGAATGCACTCGCCCATCGCAGCCGCCTCGGCAGCGTACGGGTGAATCTCGCTGATCGGGTAATGCTCGAACACGATGCGCGCCTGCGGGAAGTCGGTTTCGAGCTGGTTCATCGCCACCTGAGCCTCCTTGCAATGCGGGCACTGCAGGTCGGCAAACTCCACCAGCAGCAGTTCATTGCCCTTCGCGCCATGGGCTGCGCCCTTCGCCTCGGCCTGCAGGCGAGCGCGCTTCTCTGCGAAAGGCTTCGGGCCGAAGTCCATGATGTCGCCTGCGAGCGCGTGCTTGCCATCGGGCGTCACGTAGAAGACCGACTCCACTTCCTTGCCCGGCTGACGCGTATCTCCCACCAGGACCGACACCTTGGCCATGCCCGGTGCCGGCGTCGATTGAATCGCCTGCACGCTCCAGACGCGGTTTTCGTCATAGCCCCAAAGCTGCTTCAGGAAGGCGTCCGTGTCTGCGGCCGTCGGGGTGGTTGCGGTGAAGTTCTTCGGGTTCGGCGTCGGGAACTTCACACCCTGCGCAGCGGCGCGCGCGGCCGCAGTAGGAGCCGGCGCCGCAGGAGCTGCGGTCTGCGCCGTCATCGTTGCTGCGCCTGCAAGCGCCCATCCCAACACTGCTGCTTTCACTGTCTGCTTCACGCTTTTCCTCTTTCTTGCTGAACTCGTTATCGCACGGCCACGATGGGGAACCTGCGCCCACGGCCAAAAGACTTCTTGGAAACCTTCAACACCGGCGCGGCCTGCTGGCGCTTGTACTCGTTGATCTCGATGAGACGAATGATGCGGCGCACAAGTTCCACGTCCACCTGCTGCTGCGCGGCAATCTCTTCGGCCGAGGTGTAGTCCTCAATGTACGCACGCACGATCGGATCAAGCACGTCATACTCGGGCAGCGAATCGGTGTCCTTCTGCCCGGGTCGCAGCTCCGCGCTCGGCGGCTTGGTCAGCGTCTCTTCCGGGATGATGCGACGCTCGCGATTTGCATAGCGGCTGAGCTTGTAGACCTCAGTCTTGTAGCAGTCCGCGATCACCGCCAGCGCGCCGACCATGTCGCCATAGAGCGTGCAATAGCCCGTCGCCATCTCGCTTTTGTTGCCTGTCGTCAGCACCAATGCACCGGTCTTATTCGAGACCGCCATCAGGATCGTGCCGCGGATGCGCGGCTGCAGATTTTCTTCGGCTAAACCGAACGGCGTACCCGCAAAGAATGGCGTCAGCGAATCCTCAAAGCGGTTGTAAATCTCTTTGACCGGTGCAATCTCGAAGCGAATGCCGAGGTTTTCCGCGAGTTCACGCGCGTCCGTCACCGAGCCCTCCGACGAAAACTCGCTCGGCATACCGATGCCTGTCACATTCTCCGCACCCAGCGCTTCGACCGCGATCGCGGCGACCAGCGCGGAGTCGATGCCGCCGCTCAAGCCCACGAGGGCTTTCGAGAACTTCGACTTGTGCAGGTAATCACGCGTGCCGAGCACCAGCGCATCCCACGTACGTGCAATCTCAGCTTGCTCAGAATCTTCAGCAAACGGAATGGTCTCGCTCGAAGCGGTGTCCACGATCACGAGATCTTCGACAAAGCCATGCGACTGCGCGAGCAACTTGCCTTCCGGGTTGATCGCAAACGAGGCGCCGTCGAATACCAATGAATCGTTCGCGCCGACCTGGTTCACCATCACCACCGTGGCGCGATGCCGCTTCGCCAGCGCGCCGATCATGCGATAGCGCACCTCGCATTTGTCGTGCCAGTAAGGCGAGGCAGAGATGTTCAGGATGATGCGGTTGCCGCTGAGAGGCTGCGGCAGCACGGCCCACTGCTTCATCAGTTCTTCGATCGGATCGACAGGATACTGCTGACGCGGCCAAAACATCTTGTCGTTCCAGGCGTCTTCGCAGATGCTGATCGCCACCGGCTGGCCCTTGATCATCGTGAGCCCCTGCTGTTGCGCGGGCTCGAAATAACGCTGCTCATCGAAGACGTCGTAGAACGGCAGCAGCATCTTCGTCTGCACGAACTGCACCTGGCCACCATCGCAAACCACCGCCACGTTGCGTACATGCTTCTCGCCGGGCCGATCGCAGCGCATCACTGCGCCGCACAGAATCGCAGGCTTGCCGTCGCCGCGCGTCACCTCCGCCACGCGCAACAGCGTCTCTTCCGTGCGCGCGATGAAGGACTCTTTCTCGAGCAGGTCGGCTGGCCAGTAGCCGCAGACGGCAAGCTCGGGAAACATCACCAGCTCGACGCCGGCAGCTGTGGCGCGCTCGTAAAAGCTCGCGATTTTCCCGTAATTTCCGTCGAAGTCCCCAACTGTGGGGTTGATCTGAGCAAGCGCAATTCGCACGTGTCTAGTCTAAACGCTTAGCTGCCGCTACCCGAAAGCACCACGCCGATCGTGCGGGCCAGAATGCGCAAATCGAGCATCAGGTTCCAGTTCTCGACGTACGCGGTGTCCAGCGAAATGTAGCTGTCAAA
Proteins encoded:
- the hxlB gene encoding 6-phospho-3-hexuloisomerase, whose product is MLAGVMPFAEAILDSRTLILEELQRSVSSVDSAALHEAKKAVLAAESIFTAGAGRSRLSLMMAAMRLMHLGLRVHVAGETTTPAIKADDLLIIASGSGTTVSALAAASVAKKVGAKVLAITTAAASPLGVIADHLLVVQAAGKQEHGGTISRQYAGSLFEQSVLLLVDSLFDTMWRERGESAEELWKRHANLE
- the hxlA gene encoding 3-hexulose-6-phosphate synthase, translated to MKLQVAIDLLSTADALALLHKVADHVDIIELGTPLIKQQGLSVVTNVKAAYPDKLVFADMKTMDAGELEAELAFKAGADIMTVLASAADSTIAGAVKAGKAHGKHVVADMIGVADKTTRLKELKALGVSWVELHAGLDEQAQAGYSIESLLEAGRNADVAFSVAGGINTERIGAVEAAGATIAVAGAAIYAAKDPAEAAKTLRARIEKHG
- a CDS encoding DsbA family protein — translated: MKQTVKAAVLGWALAGAATMTAQTAAPAAPAPTAAARAAAQGVKFPTPNPKNFTATTPTAADTDAFLKQLWGYDENRVWSVQAIQSTPAPGMAKVSVLVGDTRQPGKEVESVFYVTPDGKHALAGDIMDFGPKPFAEKRARLQAEAKGAAHGAKGNELLLVEFADLQCPHCKEAQVAMNQLETDFPQARIVFEHYPISEIHPYAAEAAAMGECIRKEKGDEAFFKYVNAVFEAQEALTDSNHEGALTTAIARAEADPAKVRACSATPEIKALVASQRKLGEDLGVNSTPTLFINGWALPVASIPYETLKKMIAFRAGLDGVTVHLQPTLTSLQ
- a CDS encoding NAD+ synthase; its protein translation is MRIALAQINPTVGDFDGNYGKIASFYERATAAGVELVMFPELAVCGYWPADLLEKESFIARTEETLLRVAEVTRGDGKPAILCGAVMRCDRPGEKHVRNVAVVCDGGQVQFVQTKMLLPFYDVFDEQRYFEPAQQQGLTMIKGQPVAISICEDAWNDKMFWPRQQYPVDPIEELMKQWAVLPQPLSGNRIILNISASPYWHDKCEVRYRMIGALAKRHRATVVMVNQVGANDSLVFDGASFAINPEGKLLAQSHGFVEDLVIVDTASSETIPFAEDSEQAEIARTWDALVLGTRDYLHKSKFSKALVGLSGGIDSALVAAIAVEALGAENVTGIGMPSEFSSEGSVTDARELAENLGIRFEIAPVKEIYNRFEDSLTPFFAGTPFGLAEENLQPRIRGTILMAVSNKTGALVLTTGNKSEMATGYCTLYGDMVGALAVIADCYKTEVYKLSRYANRERRIIPEETLTKPPSAELRPGQKDTDSLPEYDVLDPIVRAYIEDYTSAEEIAAQQQVDVELVRRIIRLIEINEYKRQQAAPVLKVSKKSFGRGRRFPIVAVR